Genomic segment of Neosynechococcus sphagnicola sy1:
CATCAGATCTGGCCCCGTGGCACAGTTTAAGCCCAGAATCTCAATGGGGAAGGGTTCAAGAATTGCTAAGACCGCATCAATCTCAGAGCCGACTAGCATCGTTCCCTGCTGTTCCATGGTCACGGACACCATCAGGGGGCGGCGATCGCCCCGCCGCTGGAAGACTTCCTCAATGCCATTCAATGCCGCCTTGATTTGCAGAATATCTTGGCAGGTTTCCACAATAAAAAGGTCAACGCCGCCATCATAGAGACCCTCTGCCTGGGGGATAAAGGCTGCTTTCAGGGTGTCGTAATCAATGTGTCCCAGGGTGGGGAGTTTAGTCCCTGGCCCCATGGAACCGGCAATAAAGCGGGGTTTCTCAAGGGTGGAGTACTCCTTGGCTACCCGTTTTGCCAGGGTTGCGGCTTTGTAGTTCAGTTCGTAGGCGCGATCGCCCAAGTTAAACTCATTCAGCACCAGGGTAGAGCCGCCAAAGGTATTAGTTTCAATCACATCTGCCCCGACCTCTAAAAAGCTGCGATGGACTTTTTCCACCGCCTCTGGTTTCGAGATCACCAGGTATTCCGGACAATCCTCATAGTCTGGCCCCCCGCGGTCTTCCGTGGTCAAGTTCTGGGCATGCAATGAGGTACCCATGGCCCCATCAAACACCAGAACGGGGCGATCGGGACTGTGCAGGCGATCGAGGAAGGATTGGGACATAGGAGCTTGCCAAAATACAGCAATAACTGAACCCAGGGCTGAAACAGAGCTTTGATGATGATCTTTGATCTATTCTGCAAAATTTCGGCGATCGCAGGCCATGAATTTAGTGAGAATTACCTGCCTGGGGACGATCAACTGACCCCGAACCCACATCAGGGATAAAAACGCCGTGCGGTAACGTGACCACAAGCGCCCTCAATTTCTCATCGAGTTAGTTGGGGGAAACCCCCCCATATCAGGTCGGGGGCTTTGCCCCTAGTGGGTGCAGTGAATCCCCGCAACAATGGAGACATAGCATTCGCTGGGCTCTTGACCATGGAATATTTATGCTACTTAGCAAATGCCAGCCTCACTCTAAGAGTTGTTGAATACCTGCACTCAGCTCAGCATCTCCCCGTTAGTTTTATGACCGTGATTCATCAAATTGACGGATGGGTTGTGCGGATTAAAATGAGTCATGCTCTGAATCCTCTCCAGGATGGGAACTTCCGAGCTTTTATGGCTGAGTTAGGCATCTCCTACGAACCCGGAATTCGGCTGCAAATGGCACTCTGGGGTCTAGAAATGGGGCAGTCACCGATTTCAGTGATGCATAACTATCAGGTCGCGGTTGTCTCCCATGGCAAGCCCGACCGAGATGAAATTGAAGAGTTTCGCCGCCAATTTGTCATGGGACTGGGATATTGCCCAGAGACGCTCGCTTAGACACAACCCTAATACAGTTTGCCCCTAAGCTCCGTTGTCAAATGCCCCTGGAATGTACTCGTGGAGTTGGAACTGAGATGGGGGAACTGGGGTTCCTGGACGAAGGTCTTTAACTGGACGCTGGCATCTGACGAGGGCCACATCAAAGCGACAGGGTAAATCCGAAAGGTAGGGATGCTCAGCCAGAAATTGCCGTGCGGCTTGCCAAAGTTTGGCCTGTTTAGCAGCAGTGATGGCCAGCAATCCATCGGCATCCCAGTTACTAGCACTGCGGGTTTTGACTTCGACAAAGGCCAAAGCTGCCGCTCTTGGAGTCTGAACCTCCTCTCCTCTGTAGTGAGCTACCAAATCTAATTCTCCCCAGCGACACCGCCAGCGACGGTAGAGAATCAGCCATCCTTGGGCTTCTAGCCATTGAGCAACAAAGTCTTCACCTTGAGCCCCAATATCAGGATAATAAGAATTGCGGTTCCCCACTGGTGCAATCCCGTATGAATTCTCGGCTATGCCACTGGCTTGTGACGGCTTTTCTCAGTCTAGTCTGCTGGATTTTCACTTGCACACTGGTACTCGGAGTGCCAGCGGCGATCGCTGACGACTATACCAGAGCCACGTTGCTCAATGCTGATCTCTCAGGTCGTGACCTGACAGATTCTAGTTTCACGAGTGCCAACCTGCGGAATAGTAACCTCAGTCATAGCAACCTTGAGGGGGTGAGCTTCTTTGGGGCCAATCTCGAAGGAGCGAACCTTGAAGGAGCCAATCTTGCCAATGCCACCCTTGATACCGCTCGATTCACCGGCTCTAATTTAAAAGATGTGGTGCTGGAAGGTGCCTTTGCCTTCAACACCAAGTTTCAGGCAGCTTTGATCGAGGGGGCTGATTTCACCAATGTTGACTTACGTCGGGATGTCCAGCTATTGCTGTGCAAAGGTGCGAGTGGTGTGAACCCAGTCACCGGGCGGAGAACCCGTGAGACGCTCAACTGTGATTAAATCCTGAACCAAGGGTGGAGAGGCAATGGCAATGGATATTGCTGCTCCTCGTTGATCGACCCGCTGGATATACGGGATAGACTATGGCATCGCGGTGTTATTTTGCTTAACCGACCATGACCATCAACAGTCCGGTTTGGGCTCTTACGGTTACAGAAGTCTATGAAGCCTTAGACACGTCTGCTCAGGGATTGACGGAAACTGAAGCCGAAGCCCGGTTAAAGCGATTTGGACTCAATGAATTACCGGAAGCTCCCCAACGCCCGCTGTTGCTGCGTTTTATCGACCAATTGACCCACTTCATGGCCTTGTTGCTCTGGGTGGCAGGAATTCTGGCGTTTATTTCCCACACCCCGGAACTGGGGTGGGCCATCTGGGCCGTGATCTGGATTAATGCCATTTTTAGTTTCTCCCAGGAATTTCAGGCAGAGCGGGCGCTGACCGCCCTCAAAAGTGTCCTGCCGATGCAGGTAAAGGTCTACCGGGATGGAGAACTGAAGCAAATTCTGGCTGGGAATTTAGTGCGGGGCGATGTCGTGCAATTGGAGGAGGGCGATCGCGTCTCGGCGGACGCTCGATTGGTTACTGCGGAGAGTTTGTACCTGGATATCTCAGTAATGACGGGGGAATCCTTGCCAGTGGCTCGGGAAGCAGATCCTGCCCAACCCCGGCAGATGGTGCCCCTGCGAGCCGGAAAACCCTTAATGCATCCAGGAGATACCCCACTCCAGGAAGCCTTACCGCCGGGAGAAATCCGCAATCTGGTGCTGGCGGGGTCTACTGTAGCCGCTGGACGGGCGATCGCCGTGGTCTACGCCACCGGTGCCCAAACGGAGTTTGGTCATGTCGCCCGCCTGACGACCCTGGTGAAACGGGAACCCAGTACCCTAGAGGTGCAGGTGGCTCGCATTGTGCGCGTGATAACGATCATTGCCCTCTCCATGGGCACCCTGGTGTTTCTCCTCACCTCTTTTCTAGTAGGGATGCAGGTGAGGGAAAGCTTTATTTTTGCCATCGGCATCATCGTTGCCTTGGTACCCGAGGGCTTACTGCCCACCGTTACCCTGGCCCTTGCGATCGGCGTCCAACGCATGGCTAAACAAAAGGCTCTGGTACGCCGCCTGTCGGCGGTGGAAACCTTGAGTGCCACGACGGTGATCTGTACCGACAAAACGGGCACCCTGACGAAGAACGAAATGACGGTGCGAACGTTGTGGATACCGGATGGGGAAGCGTCGGACACCTTAACCTCCGTTCCCTCCCCTACTTCCTTGATTGCCGTCACGGGGGTTGGCTATGATCCCACCACCGGCAGCATCGAGATACCAGAGACCCTTGAGGCTCCCTGGCAGGTGCGGTTGTTGCTAGCGGGGGCAGCCCTGTGTTCCAATGCCCGTCTCATTCATCTCACGGACTCTAGCAGCTGGCAGGAAATCGGCGATCCGACGGAAGCGGCCTTACTGGTGGCGGCTCTGAAGGCTGACCTGGGCCCAGAGACCTTGCAGCAGCAGTATCCCCGGTTGCGGGAAGTTCCCTTTGACTCCCGCCGTCGGATGATGACCGTGGTACTGGACTGGCAACGGGCAGACCTTTGGCCCAATGAATTTCCCTACCTCAGCTTCACGAAGGGAGCACCCCTAGAAGTTTTGCGTTGCTGCACTGGTATCCTCAGGGCAGGGCAGGTACAAGAGTTAAGTCAAGCGAATCGGGATCAGGTGGCAACTGCCAATGATGACCTAGCTCGTCAAGGATTTCGAGTGCTGGGCTTGGCCGTGCGCAAGGGTCGTCAAGAATTGCTGGAGTCCCCCCCCCAACAACTGGAGCAAACCCTGATCTTCATTGGTCTGGTGGCGATGTTTGACCCCCCCCGTCCGGAGGTTGAGGCTGCGATCGCTCACTGTCATCAGGCCGGCATTGCCGTCACCATGGTGACCGGAGACTATGGGTTAACCGCCGAAGCGATCGCCCGCAGCATCGGTTTGGTGCAAGACAAAGTCCGAATCCTCACCGGAGAAGGGATGGGACATCTTTCGGATGCCCAACTGCGGCAGATCCTCACCTACCGTTCGAATCTGATCTTTGCCCGCATGTCCCCGGAGCATAAACTACGTCTAGTTCAGGCTTACAAAGATCTCGGCCATGTGGTTGGGGTAACCGGAGACGGGGTCAACGATGCGCCAGCATTACGGGCGGCGCATATTGGGATTGCCATGGGGTTGAATGGCACCGATGTTGCTCGAGAGGCGGCGGATATCGTGCTGTTGGATGATAACTTTGCCACGATTGTGGCGGCGATCGAGCAGGGCCGCACGGTTTACCAGAACATCCGCAAGTTTATGACCTACATCCTGGCTTCCAATGTAGCGGAGTTGGTTCCTTTTCTCGCCATGGTGGCGCTGAAAATCCCCCCGGCGCTGATTATCATGCAAATCTTGGCGGTCGATCTAGGTACCGACATGCTGCCAGCTTTGGCGCTGGGAGCAGAACAAGCAGAGGCTGGCAGCATGAGCCGTCCACCCCGCAAACATACTCAGCCGCTTTTAGATCGATCCCTGCTACTGCGGGCATATTGCTTTCTGGGGGTGATTGAAGCCGGCCTGGGAATGCTGGCTTTCTTTATCGTTTGGTGGAGTCACGGCTATGGATTATCGGAACTGCAAGCGGTGACCCCTGCCATCCTCTCCCATACTGCGGATGCCACAACCATCGGCATTTATGCCCAGGCAACGACCATGACCCTGGCGGCGATCGTGGCCTGTCAGGACGGCAATGTTTTTGCCTGTCGATCGGAACGAGCCTCCGTGATCCCCATGGGGTTTTTCAGCAACCGCCTGATCTGGCTGGGCATTGCCTGTGAGTGGTTGCTGATCCTGGCAGTCATCTATATCTCCCCATTGCGGAAAATTTTCGCAACAGCCCCCCTGTTTGCATGGCAGTGGCTGCTGCTTCTTGCCTGTCCGCCTCTCCTGCTCGGTGCAGAAGAATTACGCAAGCACTACCTGAACGCGCGCGCACCCTTCAGTAGCTAGCCAACCTTAAATCTAAAATGCTCTAGCGCTGATTAGTATAGCGACACTCCAGTATCTCATCTGGGGGTATCCCCTCACTGTGGCGATCGCAGCACCCGAAGTGGGTCAGGATACCCTAGGCTGGACAGTAGCAATTTGGTCATCAACGACAGTCTGGAGTTATGGAAGCACCATTTCGCTTGATTAGCGTTCGGAATCGGGTGATTTTCACCGACCCTCCGCCGGAACTACCACCACCCGTCAACCCCACTGGTCGCAAGATTGGCTGGGGAATCCTGGGTTTGGGATGCCTCGGCACTCTGATCGGAGGGATTGCTTTGGTTCTCCAACTCCCACCCTCTATCGAGGAGATACCTGTCCCCAGCCTCTCTCCCACTCCCCTGCCATCCACCTTAGAAACCAGGCCAATTGATAGGAGAGAAGATCCGGTGAGGGTGAAAGCCCCTTCTCCCCGCCTCTCAGCGGCCGAGTCCCTGTTGCCCACCACTAACCCAAATCGACGATTGGCTCAAATTACCCATGGCAGTCGACGCAGCGATCCCTTTGCAGAATTTGCCCTACTCCCCGTCGTCGTGACAGCGGATACACCCCCCATCATCCCCATTGCCAGTGTTGCTCCCCCTGTCAACGCAGCCCCGCAACTCCGTCGGTTGACACCGATCAAGGTTCCTTCTCTGCCACCCCTCTCCCGTCGGTTTCCTAAAAACCTTGCCCCCCCGTCCCCTGGGGCAGGGATCACTGCCGCTCCTCTCCCCTGGGATCGCTGCGACGATCCCAGCCCCGGAAAAGTTGGCCTGTCAGTTAGCGGTGAATGGGATTATGCAGTCCCAAGGCAAACCTCTGGCGATCGTTCAAGTGGCCGATCAGCCGCTCAACCAAACCGTACAGGTGGGCGATCACCTATGTGGCGGTCTGGTTGTGGTGAAGCAAATTTCCAGTCCTGGGAGTCGTCAACCTAACGTCATCCTCGAACAAAATGGCAAGGAATTTATTCAATTTGCAGATGGCTAAGGGGGCTATAGCAATCCGCTCTCAGTTCTAAATCACAAGATACTGGAATGACTGGAATAGGGCATCCTTTGCACATGCTGTTACTGCTGTTTTAGGATTACTATATTTGTCTTCCTAGAAGCAGGTAGAAAAGTCAGGATGAGGGTAGAAAATGAGTTTTTTCGTTGGATGAATTGAACTTGACAGCGTATTCCAATTTTCATCAGCTCGATGAAACTAGCTTGATGGAGAAGCAAAGTGAATCTGCAGAGACGTTGCTATGGAGCTGCAAAATACCCAGGAAGATCCTAAGTAAACCATGAGTTATAGAAGCATCAGGAGCATAGGGTTTCCCAGTAGATCAATGGGCTGATTGAGCTACTGTCTGGATCTTTAATCAACAGAGAATGATGATCTGACAAAAGCATCATGATCAAGAACTAAGTTGTTGCACATCCAAAACGCATATGACTAGGGGTAAAACCCTTTCAGAATTGATTGCGTCTCGATCTAGATTGCGATGGGTCTCATTCCTCGAAGCTTACTGCGTCCACTGGAAATAGCCTCTAAGATAGAAAGGTGATGCTGTCATTAAAATTGTAAAAATAGTTTTCCATGCTAAGAGCCGGAATTGTTGGACTTCCCAACGTTGGCAAGTCTACACTGTTTAACGCCCTCGTCGCCAACGCCAAAGCCCAGGCAGCGAATTTCCCATTTTGTACCATTGAACCCAATATCGGGGTTGTAGCAGTGCCAGATCCACGCCTGCAAGTGCTGGCTGGGATCTCAGGTTCGGCAGAAATTTTGCCGACGCGGGTGGAATTTGTCGATATTGCCGGACTGGTGAAAGGAGCCAGTCAAGGAGAGGGCTTGGGCAATCAATTCCTGTCTCATATCCGAGAAGTGGACGCAATTGTGCAGGTGGTGCGCTGCTTTGAGAATGATGACATCATTCATGTCGCTGGGTCGGTTGATCCAATCCGAGACATTGAGGTGATTAATTTAGAATTGGCCTTGGCCGATCTAGGGCAAATTGAGCGGCGCATCGATCGCACCCGCAAACAGGCGCGTACGAGTAAAGAGGCCCAGCTAGAACTCACAATTCTAGAGAAGCTAAGTGCCACACTCGATCAGGGGCAACCCGCTCGCCACGTCATTTTAGACGACGAAGCCGCCGCCATCATCAAGCCTCTGGGATTATTGACCCGCAAACCCTTGATCTATGCAGCCAATGTTTCGGAAGACGATCTGGCAACGGGCAACCAATGGGTCGAGCAGGTAAGAGCCTTTGCCAGTGACGAGGCGCAGGTTGTGATTGTCTCTGCCCAGGTGGAGTCTGAGTTGGTAGAGTTGCCGATCGATGAACAGGCAGATTTTCTGGCGTCCTTAGGGGTCGCAGAAGGAGGGTTGCGATCGCTGATTCAGGCAACCTATGAACTCCTGGGACTGCGAACCTATTTCACCACTGGCCCCAAGGAAACCCGTGCCTGGACGATTCAAGCTGGAATGCTAGCTCCCGAGGCGGCGGGCGTGATTCACTCCGACTTTGAACGGGGATTTATTCGGGCTGAAACTGTGGCCTACCAGGATCTGGTGACCGCGGGTTCCATGGGCGTTGCCAAAGGCAAAGGGTTAGTCCGGAGTGAAGGCAAGGACTACACCGTTCAAGAAGGGGATGTGCTGCACTTCTTGTTTAACGTCTGAAGGTCGTTGGAGGGGAAACATTCCCCTCAGTCATCCATCTTCCCTAAGATCCGGGCGGTATCTCACTGGGCGGTGTTAGGGGACGCACGGGCTGATACAGCGGTGTTAGGGGTTGATAGTGATAGGGTGGCGGAGATTGCATGGGTGGGGTTGAGGGCAGGGGTTGGGCAACTGGGATGGGTTGATGTCTTCCCAGTGCGGATTCCACGGTGGCCAGGGACAGGGATGTTCCCGGTGTCCCTGGAACTTCAACCACAATTAAGTAGCCAGAGAAATTTTGTCCCCCAATCTGGGTGAGGGCACCCAGCAAACGGGGCATATCGGACTGGAGTAACCGACCAGACTCATCATAAAGTTCCAGAGCCGACAGACAGCCAATGGTGGGATTCCAGTTAAAGCTGTCAATCGTCCCTTGCTTGCCATTGAAAAAGTCGGGTGCTTCGCCACTGCCATGAATCCGAAACAATCCCCGACCAATTTTGCCCGCCCAATAACTCTGCTGAACTGGGAAGTAATTGCGCCAAGAAGGGGGCAGGAGGGCTTGATAGGTTTGCAAATTGCCACTGAAGCTGCCGGAACGTCCCGGTAGAAACTGCTTTACACCAGGTTCAAAGGGGACAAACAACTGCACCAAGGAAAACTGCCCATAGGCGCGGAAAAACTGTTGATCCGGTTGGGGAACCACACCTTGAATCCGATAGATACCCTGGGGGGTTTGTCCACGGGTGAAGTTCCAACTCAGGCCGTGGATGGACTCCAAAAGCAGGGGCATAGACCAAAGTTGCCCCCCCAAGTTGCCGGAGGTGGTTGCAAGCGATTCCCGGACAAATTGGCCATTGCCATCTTTCAGCACCGTGAGGCACAAAACCCGGCGATCGGGTTGACAAACCACATAGAGTTGCAATGCTCCAGGGGCGATCGCCCAATTCAGTAGATCTGCCAGGGGCGGCATCGGGGCAGGATGGATGCTCTGGCTGACATCCCGCAGCGTGGTGTAGAGGTAGACATCCGCCGACCAACGGGGAAAGCGTTGACGCACCTGATCACTCAGTTGTTGCAGTTGTTCCAGGGAGACTCCCCCTTTGTGCAAACTTGACAAGGCCATCGCTACCCACTGAGAATCCCCACTGCGTTGGAGAATCTCCAGAAAACGCTGCTGGAGGCGGCTATAGACAGGGGAACGGCTCAAGTACAGTTGGGTTCCGACCTGCATCGCCATGTCAAGGGTGCGCTGTTGCGATCGCGACCATCCAGATCGGACCGTCAGGTGCAACAGGTTATCCACCGCGTCGGCGACAAACTCATCCTGGGGAGCCACCACCGCAGTTGTCCAGAGGATATTGCGCCAATGACGCTCTTGAGCATCGGTGACCGGATGGCGGTTGAGATCGTAATTTTCAGGCCGAACTTGGCGGAGTTGTTGCTGTCGCTGTTCAGCCCGGGCAGCAGCCGTCGCTGGGGCACCCCTAGCTGGGGCTACCGGAAGCAACGAGAGTCCACCCAGCATCAGACAGCCAGAGAGGGCAACTCCTCTGAAACACTGAGCGAGGCTACGGGGAAATGGTGCAGGCTGAGTTACAGACATGGCACTGAAAAAAGGAACTAACTTACCCGTTACTTTACCCTACGCTGACTCAGATACCCTTGCAGAAGGACGGTCAATTTTTCCGATCACCCTCCTCAAAAACCCTGGCCTAAGCGCCGTTCCAGGTAGCGAGACAACAGTGTTAATGGATAACAGAGGGCAAAGTAGAACAGGGCTGCTAGGACAAAAATGAACAACTTAACATTGGCATCCAATTGGGGGTAGGCAAAGGATGCTGCTACCTGTTGTAACTCCATCACCCCAATGGTAGAGAGCAAGGCACTGTCCTGAATCGCACAAATCAAATTATTGGTATAGGGGGGGAATCACCAGCCGAATCGCTTGAGGTAAAACAACCCGCCTCAGAATCCAAATAGGCTCCATTCCCAAGCTCAGGGCAGCTTCCCGCTGCCCTTTATCCACTGATGCAATCCCAGCCCGAAACACTTCTGTGAGGTAGGCTCCATAATTAAAGCCCAAGCCCAACACTCCATAAAAAATGAAATTAAAGTTCGCTGGCACCAGGCTGTTGCTTTGCAAGGGGGTCATCAGTTGGAAGGCAAGGCCATGGGGGTCAAACCCCAACCGTGACAGCAGGGTGCCAATGCCAAATCCCCAGAGCAGGAGTTGCACCAGGGTAGGGGTGCCGCGAATGCCCTCAACGTAGGCGATCGCAAGCCAGCGCCAGACCCGTCTCCTGGATAAGCGCCCCCAGACGGCCAAGCCCCCCAGGAAGGTAGCCAGGATCATGCTGACCAGAGAAATCAGCAGCGTGACTCCCGTGGCTTGCAACAACAAGGGGAAATAAAGCCCAATGGTTTGCCGGAAGTGCAGCAGGTAGAGGACAAAAACAGCTCCAATAACCGCCATCACCCCATAGAACAGGGACTCACTGGAAGGTCGCCACAGCTGTTGAGGGGGCGAGAGTCTAAAAGGAGGGGTGATCACGGATTTTATCCTCTAGAAAAGAACTACATCGCTGCCCGCAGCTTCTGTTCAAACGTCCGACCGATATAGGCAATGGGCAGACTCATCAGTAAATAAAGAACTAAGGCCAGAACGTAGAGGGGCAGCGGATCACTACTATTACGAATCGACCAGGACTGCAACACCGATGTCAGCTCACTGCCGGAGATCACACTGACAATGGCGGAGTCTTTGAGCATATAGATAAAGTCATTCACCAAGGGAGGAATCACTAAGGGGACGGCTTGAGGGAGTTTAACCTTCAGGAAACTCTGCTCCGGAGTCATGCCCAGAGAGAGAGCGGCCTCCGTCTGACCGGGGTCAACCCCCAGAAAGCCCGCCCGAAATACCTCTGCTTCATAGGCGGCATAATTCAAGGCCAGGGAAATCACCCCCGCGACCCAGGCATTGGCGAAGGTGGAAAGGTTAAAGCTGAGTAACACTGCCCCCACCCCGTAGTAGAGCAGCAGCACCTGGGTAATGATGGGGGTACAACGGGCTGCCTCAATAAACATCCGGGAAGGCACCCGTAGCCAGATGGAATTGGAACTGGACATTGCTGCTAGCACCAGTCCCAGGAAGACCGCGATCGGGAAGGAGAGACCGCAGTAGATCAGGGTATTCAGTGCCCCCCGCAAAAAACTCTGGTAGTGCCGACAGAATCAATTGCATTGCCAGTCTCTAGACAATTCCGATCTCAGCTTGCTGGTCATTCCACATCTGCCATCGCTGATAGATGGTCTTGAGGGTGCCGTCGTTTTTTCAGGATCTCTAGAGCCTGATTGATCTGGGATTGTAGGGCCATCCCTTGGGGACTGTTCTTGTTAAACGCAATCACATAGTTATTGGGGTAGATGGGTTGCCCGACTAGCTTTAAAGCCGGGTCTGGGACACCACTAGGGCCACTGCCGAGGACGTAGTAGGCAGCAATGGGCAGATCAATGAGAATCGCATCCAACTTTTTCTGCTTCAGATCATCAAAGGGCAGGTTGCCTTCGTAGACCTTGGTGGTTATCTGCGGGGATGAGCGCAGGATTTCCTCCGCCTTAAAGCCAAGACCGGTACCAACGGTGAAGCCATCCAAGTTTTTTAAGGAGAGATTGCTACTCGGGGTTTGACTCTGAAAGCGTGGATCTTCACTGCGCACCACAATTTGCTGACCGTAGCGGTAGTAGGGCATTGAGAAGATCTGGGTTTTCTCCCGGTCGGCATTCATTTCCCACCCATTCATGATCAGGTCAAATTGGTTGGCTCTCAGGGAGGCAGATAGCTGGGCATAGGCCGTCTGGACATGGGCGGGCTTGACACCCATGAGGTTGGCGATCGCCGCCGCAATTTCGACCTCAAACCCAATCAACTGACTGGGGTTTTGGGGATCTTTGAACACATAGGGCGCCCCACCCACGTACTCTGCACCCCATTGCAGGAGTCCAGGGGTTTTCAGCCCCTGACTGGGAACGATGGCGGGAGAGGCAGTGTTGGAACTCCCCCCGGAGGAAGTCGAGACATTCCCTGCGCAAGCCGACACCACAAAGGGTAAGGCTCCCCCCAAGGTCAACAACCCTCCCGTTTGACCCATCCGTTGGATAAATTTTCGTCGCTGCATGCGGTCATTCATGGGGAACACGGCTCCAATCTGGTGGCTCGTATCAGGGTAAGGTGGAAAGCACCCGCTCTAGAAACAGCTGGGTACGCTCTTGTTGGGGCTGTCGGAAGAATTCATGGGGTTCTCCCTGCTCGATAATCGCCCCGTCGGCAATAAATACTACCCGACTGGAAACATCTCGAGCAAATTGCATTTCATGGGTGACCACGACCATGGTCATGCCCTCTGCCGCTAAATCTCGCATCACCTTCAGAACTTCCCCAACTAATTCCGGGTCAAGGGCGGAGGTGGGTTCATCAAATAACAACGCTCGGGGTTGCATTGCCAGGGCTCGAGCGATCGCCACCCGTTGTTTCTGCCCACCTGACAGACGATTGGGATAGACATCCCGTTTCTCTAAGAGTCCGACCTTGGCCAGCAATTGCTCTGCCAGGTCTACGGCTTGGGCTTTGGGGATACGACGCACCAGCATTGGCGCCTCAATGATGTTTTGCAACACCGTCATGTGGGGAAAGAGATTAAAGTTCTGAAACACCATCCCCAGTTCTCGACGAATTTGGCTTAGTTGTTTGATCGGCAGATCGGGGTACAAGCGGTTGCCGTCAATGACAATTTCCCCCTGGGAATATCTCTCTAGCCCATTCAGACAGCGAATCAGGGTGCTTTTGCCAGAACCACTGGGGCCAATCAGGGCCACGACTTCTTGCTTGCGAACCGCAAAATTCACGTCCTTGAGCACGTGGCGATCGCCGAAAAATTTATGCAGCCCAGTCGCTTGGATAATCACATCGGCATCGATCCCACTCGATGTCGATCTCAGGGAGTGCGCCGCAGCTATACCTTTATAGATCGGTTCAGAATCCACATCCATGCAACAGTCCTAGGCAAAGGTTGATAGACAATTGAGAAAACGATGTGAAGTTGCGGGGGCAGTGAACTGGGCTGTATCTTATTAACCCCTATTGCCCACTGTCAAGCCTGTCTGTGGGCATTTGTCGATAAACCTGGAAAAATGTTTCACCCCCCCTCCAGTTTCAGTGCCGATGATAGAGTGTCAATGTTTGAGATCCAGGTCAACCTGGTGATCCTGGGGGTAGTAGGTTCAGGCGTTTCATGGAGGCAATGGGGATGGATCGGTACAATATGATCATCAATGGGGAAGCAGTGGGAGCTGTAGGTCATCAGTGGGCAGCGGTGATCAACCCCGCTACCGAGAGTGCGATCTCCGAAGTTCCCCAAGCGGATGCCGCCGATGTCAATCGAGCCGTTGCTGCCGCTGCCACCGCCTTTCTCAGTTGGGCAAAAACAGCTCCGGTGGAACGGAGTCTGCTGCTGCTGAAGTTGGCCGATGCCCTGGAAGCCAAGGCCGTAGACCTCACCAGGATGGAAAGCCTCAATGTCGGCAAACCGATGAAGCTGGCGGCCAACGGGGATATCCCCTTTGCCATTGACAACCTCCGGTATTTTGCCGGACAGGCTCGCCTAGTAGATGGGACAGCTTCCC
This window contains:
- a CDS encoding amino acid ABC transporter permease, with amino-acid sequence MITPPFRLSPPQQLWRPSSESLFYGVMAVIGAVFVLYLLHFRQTIGLYFPLLLQATGVTLLISLVSMILATFLGGLAVWGRLSRRRVWRWLAIAYVEGIRGTPTLVQLLLWGFGIGTLLSRLGFDPHGLAFQLMTPLQSNSLVPANFNFIFYGVLGLGFNYGAYLTEVFRAGIASVDKGQREAALSLGMEPIWILRRVVLPQAIRLVIPPLYQ
- a CDS encoding pentapeptide repeat-containing protein, with amino-acid sequence MNSRLCHWLVTAFLSLVCWIFTCTLVLGVPAAIADDYTRATLLNADLSGRDLTDSSFTSANLRNSNLSHSNLEGVSFFGANLEGANLEGANLANATLDTARFTGSNLKDVVLEGAFAFNTKFQAALIEGADFTNVDLRRDVQLLLCKGASGVNPVTGRRTRETLNCD
- a CDS encoding cation-translocating P-type ATPase, with the protein product MTINSPVWALTVTEVYEALDTSAQGLTETEAEARLKRFGLNELPEAPQRPLLLRFIDQLTHFMALLLWVAGILAFISHTPELGWAIWAVIWINAIFSFSQEFQAERALTALKSVLPMQVKVYRDGELKQILAGNLVRGDVVQLEEGDRVSADARLVTAESLYLDISVMTGESLPVAREADPAQPRQMVPLRAGKPLMHPGDTPLQEALPPGEIRNLVLAGSTVAAGRAIAVVYATGAQTEFGHVARLTTLVKREPSTLEVQVARIVRVITIIALSMGTLVFLLTSFLVGMQVRESFIFAIGIIVALVPEGLLPTVTLALAIGVQRMAKQKALVRRLSAVETLSATTVICTDKTGTLTKNEMTVRTLWIPDGEASDTLTSVPSPTSLIAVTGVGYDPTTGSIEIPETLEAPWQVRLLLAGAALCSNARLIHLTDSSSWQEIGDPTEAALLVAALKADLGPETLQQQYPRLREVPFDSRRRMMTVVLDWQRADLWPNEFPYLSFTKGAPLEVLRCCTGILRAGQVQELSQANRDQVATANDDLARQGFRVLGLAVRKGRQELLESPPQQLEQTLIFIGLVAMFDPPRPEVEAAIAHCHQAGIAVTMVTGDYGLTAEAIARSIGLVQDKVRILTGEGMGHLSDAQLRQILTYRSNLIFARMSPEHKLRLVQAYKDLGHVVGVTGDGVNDAPALRAAHIGIAMGLNGTDVAREAADIVLLDDNFATIVAAIEQGRTVYQNIRKFMTYILASNVAELVPFLAMVALKIPPALIIMQILAVDLGTDMLPALALGAEQAEAGSMSRPPRKHTQPLLDRSLLLRAYCFLGVIEAGLGMLAFFIVWWSHGYGLSELQAVTPAILSHTADATTIGIYAQATTMTLAAIVACQDGNVFACRSERASVIPMGFFSNRLIWLGIACEWLLILAVIYISPLRKIFATAPLFAWQWLLLLACPPLLLGAEELRKHYLNARAPFSS
- a CDS encoding YraN family protein, with translation MGNRNSYYPDIGAQGEDFVAQWLEAQGWLILYRRWRCRWGELDLVAHYRGEEVQTPRAAALAFVEVKTRSASNWDADGLLAITAAKQAKLWQAARQFLAEHPYLSDLPCRFDVALVRCQRPVKDLRPGTPVPPSQFQLHEYIPGAFDNGA
- the ychF gene encoding redox-regulated ATPase YchF; the encoded protein is MLRAGIVGLPNVGKSTLFNALVANAKAQAANFPFCTIEPNIGVVAVPDPRLQVLAGISGSAEILPTRVEFVDIAGLVKGASQGEGLGNQFLSHIREVDAIVQVVRCFENDDIIHVAGSVDPIRDIEVINLELALADLGQIERRIDRTRKQARTSKEAQLELTILEKLSATLDQGQPARHVILDDEAAAIIKPLGLLTRKPLIYAANVSEDDLATGNQWVEQVRAFASDEAQVVIVSAQVESELVELPIDEQADFLASLGVAEGGLRSLIQATYELLGLRTYFTTGPKETRAWTIQAGMLAPEAAGVIHSDFERGFIRAETVAYQDLVTAGSMGVAKGKGLVRSEGKDYTVQEGDVLHFLFNV